ATATCAAAAACAAAAGTTCCTCAAGAACAAAAATTACTGCAAGAGCAATCAGCAACACAGCGTGAGATAGGACAAGCAGAGGCATTATGGGGGGCTTCAAATGCTTTTGTTTTACAAAAAGCAGAACATGTATGGAGCCATGCACAAAAGCATGGGAAACTTGAAACAAAAGATCGTATAGAATTAAGACTAGCAAGTACACACGCTATAAGACAATCAGCAGAAGTTGTAAATATGGCGTACACAATCTGTGGAGCAAGTTCCATATTTGAAGGGAATCCAATTCAAAGAAAATTTCAAGACGCACATGCTATAACTCAACAAATTCAAGGTCGTTTATCTCATTATGAAACGGTAGGACAATTCTTTCTAGGGTTAGAACCCCAAGGAAGAATGTTTTAATATTTTCCAAAATATAATATTGCATTATATTTCAATATTCATACCAAATTACTGCATTTATATAAATAATTAATACATTAAATATAAAATTATATTGCATTTATTTTATGAATCAATTTAGCACTTTTTTAATTAAGATAACCCCGTTTTACTACGGATGGATAATACTTTTATCATCCGGTTTTGCAACAATTGCAGCATGTGCTGCTGCTGCATTAACTTTATCTGTTTTTGTGACACCAATGGCTAATGAACTCGGTTGGAGTAGAACATTGATTATAGGTGCACCAACAATAGCTGGATTAATAGCCATTGCAGTTGCACCAATTAGTGGATGGATAATTGATCGTAAAGGTGACAAATTTGTCTTATCTATATCATTACTAATAATGGGTATATCACTTATATTCTTAAATTATTGGATTACACCACTAAGTTTTTATATTTTATTCGGAATCGCTCGTTTACTCTTTGTAGCGCCAATTATGAATTCTGGTACAACAGTGATTTCGCGCTGGTTTATACGAAGAAGAGGCAGAGCGAACGGTATATCTATACTTACAACATCTATAGGTATGGGATTAATTCCAGTATACTCACAATTTTTAATTGATACGGTAGGATGGAGAGAAGCATGGTTATGGTTAGGGATATCAGTATGGATAATAGGAGCGATCCCTTCCCTTTTGTTTATTATATCTAAACCCGAAAACTTCGATATAAACCCAGATCCTATTAATACAACTAATGAACAATACAATGATATTGAAACCTCAGGATCATGGACCTTAAAAGAATCGTTGTCTTCACCGATACTGTGGATCCTATGTACTAATATGTTGCTGTTATCATTTGTACATACAAGTGTAAATTTTCATATTTCTGCATTATTAGTCGCCAATGGATTACAACCTATGACAGCTGCTTTTGCAATTACAGTTTTAGCTATAGGTACAGGTTTAGGCGGATTATTATGGGGGATTATTTCTGAAAAAATGAAATCAAACATTCGAGGTAGCTTAACTGCAGTTTTTACTGGTACAGGTGCATTAATATTTCTATTTGCTGATAATACAGCTATGGCATTTTCTGCAGCTCTTATATTTGGATTTGGACTTGGAGGTACCTGGACAATAGCACTTATTACCCTGCCAAATTACTTCGGAAGAGTCGCAATAGGTTCTATCAGAGGTGTAGGAGACCTGTTTATGAATGCAGGAATGGCATTAGGAGGATTAAGTTCAGGCATAATATATGATCTAACCCAAAGTTACGATCTTGTCTTTCCATTACTTACCATAATAGCTGTTATTTCAGCTATTTCCTTACTGTTTACTAAAGAGCCTAAAAAATAATTGCAGTAAAAATCAAATTAATATAGTAAACAAGGGTTTTTTGTTAATCCACTCGAAAGAGTAGTTGCTTGAGAAAAATCATCAGTTGCTTCAGTTTCTTTTCCAGTACTTAAATATACTAATGATCGACCTTTATGTGCTTCAGATAGACAAATATCTTCTGTTGGTTTGGAATCTATATAAGTTGTCAAATCCTCTAATGCTTTTGTATATTCTTGTCGTTCATAATATGCCAATCCACGATATAAATATGCTTTTTTGCTCGTGTGGCCAAATTCAGTTGTATCAAAATCAGTACCATTTATAATACCCGAAAACAAACTTACAACCTCTTTATAATTTTTCCCTTTGTATGCGCTAATCCCTCTTTCATATCTTTGCTTCATAGTCATTTCGAGATTATTAGCATTATCTCCTCTAGGTCCTCTATTCATATTATTAGGCCGATTCATTTGAGGATTACCCATAGGAGGCATAACATTAGGCATTGGTCCCATATCTTGTACTACCGGAAACATTCCATGATTCATTTCATCCAAACGCATATGTAATTCATTCATTCTCTCAAATATATGATGAATATCTTCTCGCATTTCTTCTATTGCTTTTTCGTGATCATTTCCTCTTCTATTATCATATTCACGATCTTCAAAATTCTGTTTGTTTTCATTACTAGCTGGCAATGTGGCATTACCATCTGAATCACTAGTAGTAGTGAGTCCACAACCCATTACAAATAACGAAAGTACAGTTATTGGTAATATTCTAAATATATTCATAAATGCCACCCTTAAAAATTATTTATCTTCCTTCATATTTAGGCTCTCTTTTTTCGGCAAAAGCCTTTGGTCCCTCTATTGCATCTTTTGTATATTTAGTTAAAACACCTACAGTACTTGCATATTTCACAGCGTTTGGCGTATCCATAGAAATACCATTTACTACAGATTCTTTTATAGCCCGCACAGCAATTGGTGCTAATTTGGCAAGTTCTTTAGCAACTTCGAGTGCTCGTGCTTTAACCTGATCTAATGGTACGACTTCATTAATTAAACCTGCTAAATGAGCCTCTTCTGA
Above is a window of SAR202 cluster bacterium DNA encoding:
- a CDS encoding MFS transporter gives rise to the protein MNQFSTFLIKITPFYYGWIILLSSGFATIAACAAAALTLSVFVTPMANELGWSRTLIIGAPTIAGLIAIAVAPISGWIIDRKGDKFVLSISLLIMGISLIFLNYWITPLSFYILFGIARLLFVAPIMNSGTTVISRWFIRRRGRANGISILTTSIGMGLIPVYSQFLIDTVGWREAWLWLGISVWIIGAIPSLLFIISKPENFDINPDPINTTNEQYNDIETSGSWTLKESLSSPILWILCTNMLLLSFVHTSVNFHISALLVANGLQPMTAAFAITVLAIGTGLGGLLWGIISEKMKSNIRGSLTAVFTGTGALIFLFADNTAMAFSAALIFGFGLGGTWTIALITLPNYFGRVAIGSIRGVGDLFMNAGMALGGLSSGIIYDLTQSYDLVFPLLTIIAVISAISLLFTKEPKK